The window CGAAATGCGGCTACTTTTAGAGATGAACACCTCTCTCCCGCTGATGCAATCCGCTCTGTAATCTCGAACCTCACTCTCTGGACTCACCGTCTTAAAAAGGCGTATCAAAAAATTAACGCCGGCTTGTGGCAGGATTTTTTTTCTCCTCTTAACTCTGTTGTCACTATTTTTTTGAATATATTCAGGTAGGGAgccatccccctccccccccGGCAGTTTCAAAAAATATGTAAGCAATGAACACCCCCCGACAGTTTCAAAAAAATATGTAAGCAATGAACAAGTGACAATCCCGGTGTGATAGGAATCCCAATGTTAACAAGATATCAACAACAAATTGAGATTAGAATACAAGATTTCGGCTTGTTGTTTTAATCAGTATTCAGCCCCCTCCCAAGCGTAGCCCTCCCCATGGGCGACTCGAGAGGCGACGCAGCCTCGAGCGctccctcccctcctcctccccctccccctgcCACCGCCGGTGCTCCCCGCCGGGCAAAGCCCTggcggatccggcggcggcgggacttTGCTCCCAGGCAGCCTCCCCCCTCGAGCGTGGGGCTCGACGAGGCTGACGGAGCCGTGCTGCTCCGGACCTAGGGTTTCGCGATGGCAACCCCAGATCCAGAGGGTCGGGCCTCTGGACCTGGCGTGGCGAGCACGCTGGCGGCGCGGCGCGACCCTTTGGGGGTGCGGCTACGACTGCTTGGCTGTGCCCCAGCGGATCcaggtggcggaggctgcgggtCACCGCGGCAGCGGCCATGGTCGACGGCAACAAGGTGCAGGTGGCAGGTCCCCGCGACGGCGCCACTACCTCTGCTCGACGCGACCCCCTGCGGTGGCTGGCCTTGTTTGGAAGCCACCCGGCGGCTGTTGCTCTGCGCTGGCCGGTGCTTCCCTACATCGACGGTGACTGACACGTGGTTTCCCTCTCGGTGCTGATGGTCCTCTCAGGCAGTCTGCTTCCCCGTCTCCTGTCTGCTCTGCTTCGGCGGTATTTGGGGTTCTGGTCTTGGGCCGGGGCGAAATCCCTGCGCGGCGATGGCCTGCGCTGACAACGGCGACACCTGAGGGTGTCGTAACCTCCATGAAGGCGCTGTCATGGCCCGGACCGACCCTCTCCTCGAgcaccgggggaaacccttggtcCAGTTCATTGGACAAGGCAGCGGTGGCGTCTCAGCACcattcccttcttgaaggcgttgcTTGGGTCGCACTTGGAGTCCCCGATGCGACAGCTGGAGATGGTGGCCTCCCCGGTCTTCCGGCGAGGCTTGCTGGTAGTGCGATGCTGTGATGAGGGCTTCAGCATAGAGTGTGGGCGTCCGGGGTGCTATGTACGCCGGCGCGGGCATGTCCAAGACAATGGCTTCACTAGTCCTGGTTGGGTCCTGCCATCCACCTGCCGTCTCTTAGGCACTTATGGGTGGAAGGTACGTTGGTCTGGACAGCCCTGGAGATGCTGTCTTCTTTGGAGGCGCCTGGCAACGGCTGTGACACGGCCTTGAGGCTCTGAGTCTAGTCACCTCGCCGTTCATGGTTGGAGGCTGGACAAGGCTAGACCTTTCGTAGTTGCAGTCTGTAGCTGGTAGCACCTCCTCGCCTGCTCGTTTGGTGAGGACAATGATGTGTGTGCGTGTGTCCCTCCTCTTGGGAGGTTGTACCTGTACTGCTGTTCTCTTCCTGTTCAATGAAATGAAACGCAAACTCTTTTGCGTTTTCTCGAGAAAAAAAAGAATACAAGATTTCCCTGCTCCAAAGATCATAAGAACATTTCTCTGAAAACCCTACAAATCAAAGGGGAAGAAGCAATTGCATGGAGGCACGAGGCAGCCCTGAACACATACCAGGAAGGCCTACGTTTTCTCAACACAGAAACAGAAGCCCAACCAGCAAAACAATCTCCCCAGCAGATGACACTCACGAAACTAGCATTTTACCAGCAGGGTCATCTTACAGTTTCACAGCATATGCATATGCGTGTCGCAAAATTGTAAAACATTGTCTAGACGGAAAAGACACGGAAACTGTACACCAGGAAACTATCATGCAACACATAAGACACACAAGCATGGCAATACAGATATATAAGCAATGACAAGCTGGCTCTGTTCTAATTCTGTAGCATGGTTCAACTGCCATCACCAAGAGCTTGTACTTTCTTCTCGAGCTCAGGTTTGTTGGCGCCGACGAGCTTGTCGATCTGCTGGCCGTTTTTGAGGAAGAAGAACGTCGGGGTTGCACGGATGTCCCATGTTGAGCTGAAATCCTGCAGATCATCACAAGGAGAATTACTAAGGTGGGTCAACACTGGAAGCATCAGAACAACCTGTTGTTAATCACAGTGTTATCAACCAAACATGTTATTCATGGAGCTATCAGGATGAAAAAAACACTCCACCACACTCCATACAATTGGCAGTaacaaatactccctctgtaacttaatataagacgttttttgacactgtCATGGACTCTAAAAACGTCTTATAAGGTACAGATGGAGTATTTATCTGTTTGCATACTTCTTCGAAACAGGAAATGGCAAGATGAGAAGCTACGGTACTGCATACTTTGAAGTTTGGCTGAAAGGTTTGTGACTTAACAAAGCGGCGGTAACTATTCAGGGTTTTAATGGTAATGGTTATAGAAACTGTCCAACTGGACTTTTTAGGGTCATGTTAACCTGTAGTGAATAAATAATTCAAACAAATGGAAGATGGAATTACCATTAGGTCATCAACATCAATTGTCAAGAACATGAGTTGAGGGTAAGTCTTGGACATCTCAGCATAAACAGGTGCAATGACACGGCATGGCCCACACCACGAAGCGCTGAAGTTTGCCACAACCTACAAAAGAAATCAATGAGTACATCAGATGCAACTCTAGGAACTGCATCAAGAATTGTTAGTTGTTGGTTCACATATCTTGCCACTCGACTTCTCAACCCAAAATAAAATGGTCAACATAAACACTGGGCTTGCAGCGCATGGTTTTCATGTTCTATCATAATAACTACAACTACCCGTGTATATTCCGGGATTTCAGCGGGAGAACAGTTACAGGGAACCTCCCTCTGCTAAGGAAAACATCCCCTTAACAAAACTGCTTTTGCAGGAAAATAGTTTAGTTAACCTGTCCATGATTTCAAGTGCACAACTAAGAAAATAAACACCCTAATCACTACAGGCTTTCTACAGTCTATGCCCCAACAGCTAAGGACCTTCATGTGCACACTTTCTGCTTGAGCAGGTGGTTATACTATCTGCTTAGGTCTCTCAAAGAAATTTGTGCTTGATTCCCACATCCTCGCCAATGTGTTCTCTTGCAAGAACGGACTTATTTTACAGGCTAACAAGGGGCATGGTGGAATTGGTGTGTGTAGACAGACTTCTTAGACCTATTCTCATTTCATATATGGTGTAAACTGATAGGCGTAAACATCAAGTAGTTCATACCAAACACTATAAGAAGCAAAGGACATCTGTAATCCATTGTAACAAATTGCTAGTTTGCTTACAATTTTCCCATCCTTGTTTGCTTCTTCAATCTTCTGGTCCCAGTCCTCTTTGGTTGTTATGACATGCACATTTCCACCTTTGAAATCAAGCTTTTCTTCCACGATGCTACGACCCTGACCAAAAGAGGACAGGAGGATTACATAAAAATCACTCGGGAGTTCAAGAACAAAACACAGATTCGGTAACAGACACGAACTCACCTTGCCCACACAGCCCCCCATCGTGAACTTCAATGAAAGGCCCCCTGATTCCCGAAGGCCTAAACAATAGTAGAATATGTCATGGTCTATCAGAAGGAAACTGTGTTTGTAACACTAAAAAAATATGGAGACGTTGCACGAACAATAATTTCAGCAAGGTATTTACTCCATGATGGAAATAGCAGTATAACAGATAACTTGTCGTCAAATGGACTGAGGAGAGTATTTTTCTCCCTACCCCATCACAACTGGATGCGAGGAACTACCGCTGCATCTGTTTGCAATTGTGATGAGCTACGCTGGCCGTGTGCGCATCTCCAGATGCAGAGGTC is drawn from Aegilops tauschii subsp. strangulata cultivar AL8/78 chromosome 1, Aet v6.0, whole genome shotgun sequence and contains these coding sequences:
- the LOC109780904 gene encoding thioredoxin H4-2 is translated as MGGCVGKGRSIVEEKLDFKGGNVHVITTKEDWDQKIEEANKDGKIVVANFSASWCGPCRVIAPVYAEMSKTYPQLMFLTIDVDDLMDFSSTWDIRATPTFFFLKNGQQIDKLVGANKPELEKKVQALGDGS